From Struthio camelus isolate bStrCam1 chromosome 29, bStrCam1.hap1, whole genome shotgun sequence, a single genomic window includes:
- the LOC138062798 gene encoding olfactory receptor 14J1-like, whose amino-acid sequence MFNGSSPNQFLLTAFADTRQLQLLHFSLFLGTYLAALLANGLIITAVACHHRLHTPMYFFLLHLALLDLASISTTVPKSMANSLRDTRAISYSGCAAQVFFLFFLCSAEYSLLTVMAYDRYVAICRPLHYGTLLGTRACVRMAAAAWATGFLHALLHTANTFSIPLCQGNVLDQFFCEVSQILKLSCSHSYFREVGLIVVSVCLVFGCFIFIVLSYVQIFRAVLRMPSEQGRHKAFSMCLPHLAVVSLLVSTGTLAYLKPPSISSPALNLVVAVLYSVVPPAVNPLIYSMRNKELKDALSKLIQLVLVQQK is encoded by the coding sequence ATGTTCAACGGCAGCTCTCCCAACCAGTTCCTCCTCACggcgtttgcagacacacggcagctgcagctcttgcacttctcactcttcctgggcacctacctggctgccctcctggccaacggcctcatcatcacagccgtagcctgccaccaccgcctccacacccccatgtacttcttcctcctccacctcgccctcctcgacctggcctccatctccaccactgtccccaaatccatggccaactccctgagggacaccagggccatttcctactcgggatgtgctgcccaggtctttttcctctttttcttatgttcagctgagtattctctcctcacagtcatggcctacgaccgctacgttgccatctgcagacccctgcactacgggaccctcctgggcaccagagcttgtgtcaggatggcagcagctgcctgggccactggttttctccatgctctcctgcacactgccaacacattttccatccctctctgccaaggcaatgtcctggaccaatTCTTCTGTGAAGTTTCCCAGATCCtgaagctctcctgctcacactcttACTTCAGGGAAGTTGGGCTTATTGTGGTTAGTGTCTGTTTagtctttgggtgtttcattttcattgtgctgtcctacgtgcagatcttcagagccgtgctgaggatgccctctgagcagggaaggcacaaagccttctccatgtgcctcccgcacctggctgtCGTCTCCTTGCTTGTCAGCACTGGCACGTtggcctacctgaagcccccctccatctcctccccagctctgaatctggtggtggctgttctgtactcggtggtgcctccagcagtgaacccgctcatctacagcatgaggaacaaggagctcaaagatGCGCTGAGCAAATTGATTCAATTGGTTTTAGTTCAGCAGAAATAA